In Astyanax mexicanus isolate ESR-SI-001 chromosome 17, AstMex3_surface, whole genome shotgun sequence, a single window of DNA contains:
- the LOC107196817 gene encoding zinc finger protein OZF, whose translation MEPKSNHRSDGGKSCSHKSDPKTRKRNHTGKEQHHCSDCGKSFNHQSLLNIHRRIHTGEKPYHCTDCGKSFTQLGSLQTHQRIHTGEKPYHCSDCGKNFISKSHLTSHKLVHTGERPHPCSECGARFSQLSNLRAHRYIHTGEKLFHCTECEKRFSRPSSLQEHKLVHTGEKPHCCLQCGKRFARRGGLKAHQATHTGGKPYHCSVCGKNFRHSRTLKLHQCLYPGENPYRCTDCGKTFNHQRHLISHQRIHTGEKPYECKDCGKCFSQRGTLKLHQRIHTGEKPYHCTDCGKNFNHLGIFKMHKHIHTGAKPYRCSDCGASFNQPGNLQAHRRIHTGEKPYHCSECGKSFTCQGALSTHKYTHTGLRPYYCPVCEKCFGRSGTLKRHKCTKSKNTPSTTPGPNADPKVNRRGAIKATPKIL comes from the coding sequence ATGGAGCCAAAGAGTAACCACCGTTCAGATGGTGGGAAGAGTTGTTCTCACAAAAGTGATCCTAAAACACGCAAGCGCAATCACACAGGAAAGGAACAGCatcattgctcagactgtggaaaaagtTTCAATCATCAGAGCCTTCTTAACAtacaccggcgcattcacacaggagagaaaccctatcactgcacagactgtggaaagagttttactcagtTAGGTAGTCtccaaacacaccagcgcattcacactggagagaaaccgtatcattgCTCTGACTGTGGAAAGAATTTTATAAGCAAGAGTCATTTAACATCACACAAGCTCGTTCATACAGGCGAGAGACCACACCCCTGCTCAGAATGTGGTGCACGTTTTTCTCAACTGAGCAATCTCCGTGCACACCGgtacattcacacaggagagaaattgTTTCACTGTACAGAATGTGAAAAGCGTTTTAGTCGCCCGAGTTCTCTCCAGGAACACAAACTCGTTCACACAGGTGAAAAACCACATTGCTGTTTACAGTGTGGAAAGAGATTCGCTAGACGGGGTGGTCTTAAAGCACACCAGGCCACTCACACAGGAgggaaaccgtatcactgctcagtgtgtgggAAAAATTTTCGTCACTCAAGAACTCTAAAACTGCACCAGTGCCTTTACCCAGGAGAGAACCCGTATCGATGCACAGACTGTGGAAAGACTTTTAATCACCAAAGACATTTGATctcacaccagcgcattcacacaggagagaaaccgtatgaaTGCAAAGactgtgggaaatgttttagtCAACGAGGTACCCtcaaactacaccagcgcattcacacaggagagaaaccctatcactgcacagactgtggaaAGAATTTTAATCATCTGGGAATTTTCAAAATGCacaagcacattcacacaggtgcGAAACCGTATCGCTGCTCTGACTGTGGAGCAAGTTTTAATCAACCGGGTAATCTCCAAGCACACCgccgcattcacacaggagagaaaccgtatcactgctcagagtgcgggaagagttttacttgcCAGGGTGCTCTCTCCACACACAAGTACACTCACACAGGCCTGAGACCGTATTATTGTCCAGTATGTGAAAAGTGCTTCGGACGTTCGGGTACATTAAAGAGACACAAGTGCACTAAAAGCAAAAACACTCCTTCAACTACCCCAGGTCCCAATGCAGATCCTAAAGTAAACAGAAGAGGGGCAATTAAAGCCACCCCAAAAATACTATAA